In the Phaseolus vulgaris cultivar G19833 chromosome 7, P. vulgaris v2.0, whole genome shotgun sequence genome, one interval contains:
- the LOC137830392 gene encoding S-adenosylmethionine carrier 1, chloroplastic/mitochondrial-like, with product MTSKVPSPDSIDALKSKMSVQKDTDKFFMSITEGEKKPFDFLRLLYDGCIAGGVAGVMVETALYPIDTIKTRLQVARDGGKIVLKGLYSGLSGNLVGVLPASAIFIGVYEPTKQQLLKSLPENLSAVAHFAAGAIGGIASSVVRVPTEVIKQRMQIGQFRSAPDAVRLILSNEGFKGLYAGYGSFLLRDLPFDAIELCIYEQLRIGYKLAAKRDPNDPENAMLGAVAGAITGAVTTPLDVVKTRLMVQGSQKHYKGISDCVRTIIKEEGTRALFKGIGPRVLWIGVGGSIFFCVLEKTKRILAQNRHPKA from the exons ATGACCTCGAAAGTTCCCTCCCCAGATTCAATTG ATGCATTGAAGTCTAAAATGTCTGTTCAGAAGGACACAGATAAGTTCTTCATGTCCATCACTGAAGGAGAGAAAAAGCCGTTTGACTTTTTACGTCTTCTATATG ATGGTTGCATTGCTGGAGGTGTTGCGGGTGTCATGGTAGAAACAGCTTTATACCCCATTGATACCATCAAAACTCGACTACAG GTTGCTCGTGATGGAGGAAAAATTGTTCTGAAGGGTCTGTACTCTGGACTGTCTGGAAATCTTGTTGGTGTCTTGCC AGCGTCTGCAATTTTTATTGGAGTGTATGAACCCACAAAGCAGCAATTGCTAAAGTCATTGCCTGAGAATCTCAGTGCTGTGGCTCATTTT GCTGCAGGTGCTATTGGAGGCATTGCTTCTTCAGTTGTTCGTGTTCCAACAGAG GTTATTAAGCAAAGGATGCAAATTGGGCAATTTAGATCAGCCCCAGATGCTGTTCGTCTCATTCTCTCAAATGAGGGTTTTAAAGGTCTTTATGCG GGATATGGATCTTTCTTATTGCGAGATTTACCATTTGATGCCATAGAATTATGCATTTATGAGCAGCTCCGTATTGGGTATAAATTAGCG GCGAAAAGAGATCCTAATGATCCAGAGAATGCTATGCTTGGGGCAGTGGCTG GTGCCATAACTGGAGCAGTCACAACTCCTCTTGATGTAGTAAAGACCAGATTGATGGTTCAG GGATCACAAAAGCATTACAAAGGCATCAGTGATTGTGTGAGGACAATAATTAAAGAAGAAGGAACTCGTGCTCTTTTTAAG GGTATTGGGCCTAGAGTTTTGTGGATAGGAGTTGGAGGttcaatatttttttgtgttcttgagaAGACAAAGCGAATTCTTGCTCAGAATCGCCACCCCAAAGCTTAG
- the LOC137827955 gene encoding carboxypeptidase SOL1 isoform X3, whose product MQQHFQDIQFVSLFEGFLEWAISIGNSVNGFPLLVIEISDKPGEEESKPAFKYIGNVHGDEPVGRELLIFLANWLCDNYLKDPLVKLIVENVHLHLLPSMNPDGYSLRKRGNANNIDLNRDFPDQFVSINDDEDSRQPETRAIMNWLRDIRFTASATLHGGALVANYPWDGSEDKRTKYYGCPDDDAFRFMASIYSHSHYNMSSSKEFLGGITNGAEWYPLYGGMQDWNYIHAGCLELTLEVSDNKWPNATELPILWRYNKMSLLNLVASLVKTGVHGRIYSSGDGRPLPGSITVSGINYTVTAGKTFGDYHRFLAPRDKYEVVATMPGYKSKNTTIWLDDGPVTLDFVLDPEVSVKGSVLQNACDCDCNSKSTQEFVQFLWGAHLEVFFILIVILGFLLLLFKRRTKVKFPTSRPLAGSKRTVEV is encoded by the exons ATGCAGCAACATTTCCAGGATATACAG TTTGTTTCTCTCTTTGAGGGATTCTTGGAATGGGCTATCAGTATTGGGAATAGTGTAAATGGATTTCCACTG TTGGTGATAGAGATTTCTGACAAGCCAGGAGAAGAAGAGAGTAAACCTGCATTTAAG TATATTGGAAATGTGCATGGTGATGAACCTGTGGGACGCGAACTTCTTATATTTTTGGCCAATTGGTTATGTGATAACTATTTGAAAGATCCAttg GTGAAATTGATTGTGGAGAATGTGCACCTTCATTTGCTTCCATCAATGAATCCTGATGGCTATAGTTTAAGAAAGCGTGGTAATGCTAATAATATTGATTTGAATCGGGATTTTCCTGACCAG tttgtTTCTATAAATGATGATGAGGATTCCCGGCAGCCTGAGACAAGAGCAATAATGAATTGGTTGAGAGATATACGATTCACAGCATCTGCCACGTTACATGGG gGTGCACTTGTTGCAAATTATCCGTGGGATGGTTCTGAAGATAAAAG GACAAAGTACTATGGGTGTCCAGATGATGATGCATTTCGGTTCATGGCAAGCATCTACAGTCATTCTCATTACAACATGTCTTCAAGCAAGGAATTTCTCGGAGGAATTACAAATGGAGCAGAATG GTACCCTCTATATGGGGGAATGCAAGATTGGAACTATATACATGCTGGCTGTCTTGAGTTGACCTTGGAAGTTAGTGATAATAAATGGCCTAATGCTACTGAG CTTCCTATTCTTTGGAGATACAACAAAATGAGCTTGCTTAATCTCGTGGCAAGTTTGGTGAAG ACAGGAGTGCATGGAAGAATATATTCTTCAGGCGATGGAAGGCCATTACCAGGCTCTATAACTGTCAGTGGAATAAATTACACA GTTACAGCCGGAAAAACTTTTGGTGACTATCATCGCTTTCTTGCTCCAAGAGATAAATACGAAG TAGTGGCAACCATGCCTGGCTACAAGTCAAAGAATACTACTATTTGGCTGGATGATGGACCCGTGACGTTGGATTTTGTTCTTGATCCTGAGGTCAGTGTCAAAGGAAGTGTGCTACAGAATGCCTGTGATTGTGACTGTAACAGTAAAAGCACACAAGAATTTGTTCAGTTTCTTTGGGGAGCTCACTTGgaagttttctttattttgattgtcattttaggatttttacttttattatttaagaGGAGAACAAAAGTCAAATTTCCAACAAGTAGACCGTTGGCGGGGTCAAAAAGAACTGTCGAGGTTTAA
- the LOC137827955 gene encoding carboxypeptidase SOL1 isoform X1: MVMKTKLLFFLLLFASLISSSLAKGSLQQTLNSSEKFDDCSNASRTRHLLEDESRAQTSVDLAQGYMSNDDLERAIKEFGQRCSNISRIYSIGNSVNGFPLLVIEISDKPGEEESKPAFKYIGNVHGDEPVGRELLIFLANWLCDNYLKDPLVKLIVENVHLHLLPSMNPDGYSLRKRGNANNIDLNRDFPDQFVSINDDEDSRQPETRAIMNWLRDIRFTASATLHGGALVANYPWDGSEDKRTKYYGCPDDDAFRFMASIYSHSHYNMSSSKEFLGGITNGAEWYPLYGGMQDWNYIHAGCLELTLEVSDNKWPNATELPILWRYNKMSLLNLVASLVKTGVHGRIYSSGDGRPLPGSITVSGINYTVTAGKTFGDYHRFLAPRDKYEVVATMPGYKSKNTTIWLDDGPVTLDFVLDPEVSVKGSVLQNACDCDCNSKSTQEFVQFLWGAHLEVFFILIVILGFLLLLFKRRTKVKFPTSRPLAGSKRTVEV, translated from the exons ATGGTTATGAAGACGAAGCTCCTattctttcttctcctttttgCTTCCTTAATTTCCTCTTCTCTTGCCAAGGGTTCCTTGCAGCAAACCCTTAATTCTTCAG AAAAATTCGATGACTGTAGTAATGCAAGCCGTACAAGGCATTTGTTAGAGGATGAATCTCGGGCTCAGACAAG TGTTGATTTGGCACAAGGATATATGTCCAATGATGACCTGGAACGGGCCATCAAAGAATTTGGACAAAGATGCAGCAACATTTCCAGGATATACAG TATTGGGAATAGTGTAAATGGATTTCCACTG TTGGTGATAGAGATTTCTGACAAGCCAGGAGAAGAAGAGAGTAAACCTGCATTTAAG TATATTGGAAATGTGCATGGTGATGAACCTGTGGGACGCGAACTTCTTATATTTTTGGCCAATTGGTTATGTGATAACTATTTGAAAGATCCAttg GTGAAATTGATTGTGGAGAATGTGCACCTTCATTTGCTTCCATCAATGAATCCTGATGGCTATAGTTTAAGAAAGCGTGGTAATGCTAATAATATTGATTTGAATCGGGATTTTCCTGACCAG tttgtTTCTATAAATGATGATGAGGATTCCCGGCAGCCTGAGACAAGAGCAATAATGAATTGGTTGAGAGATATACGATTCACAGCATCTGCCACGTTACATGGG gGTGCACTTGTTGCAAATTATCCGTGGGATGGTTCTGAAGATAAAAG GACAAAGTACTATGGGTGTCCAGATGATGATGCATTTCGGTTCATGGCAAGCATCTACAGTCATTCTCATTACAACATGTCTTCAAGCAAGGAATTTCTCGGAGGAATTACAAATGGAGCAGAATG GTACCCTCTATATGGGGGAATGCAAGATTGGAACTATATACATGCTGGCTGTCTTGAGTTGACCTTGGAAGTTAGTGATAATAAATGGCCTAATGCTACTGAG CTTCCTATTCTTTGGAGATACAACAAAATGAGCTTGCTTAATCTCGTGGCAAGTTTGGTGAAG ACAGGAGTGCATGGAAGAATATATTCTTCAGGCGATGGAAGGCCATTACCAGGCTCTATAACTGTCAGTGGAATAAATTACACA GTTACAGCCGGAAAAACTTTTGGTGACTATCATCGCTTTCTTGCTCCAAGAGATAAATACGAAG TAGTGGCAACCATGCCTGGCTACAAGTCAAAGAATACTACTATTTGGCTGGATGATGGACCCGTGACGTTGGATTTTGTTCTTGATCCTGAGGTCAGTGTCAAAGGAAGTGTGCTACAGAATGCCTGTGATTGTGACTGTAACAGTAAAAGCACACAAGAATTTGTTCAGTTTCTTTGGGGAGCTCACTTGgaagttttctttattttgattgtcattttaggatttttacttttattatttaagaGGAGAACAAAAGTCAAATTTCCAACAAGTAGACCGTTGGCGGGGTCAAAAAGAACTGTCGAGGTTTAA
- the LOC137827955 gene encoding carboxypeptidase SOL1 isoform X2, with product MVMKTKLLFFLLLFASLISSSLAKGSLQQTLNSSEKFDDCSNASRTRHLLEDESRAQTSVDLAQGYMSNDDLERAIKEFGQRCSNISRIYSIGNSVNGFPLLVIEISDKPGEEESKPAFKYIGNVHGDEPVGRELLIFLANWLCDNYLKDPLVKLIVENVHLHLLPSMNPDGYSLRKRGNANNIDLNRDFPDQGALVANYPWDGSEDKRTKYYGCPDDDAFRFMASIYSHSHYNMSSSKEFLGGITNGAEWYPLYGGMQDWNYIHAGCLELTLEVSDNKWPNATELPILWRYNKMSLLNLVASLVKTGVHGRIYSSGDGRPLPGSITVSGINYTVTAGKTFGDYHRFLAPRDKYEVVATMPGYKSKNTTIWLDDGPVTLDFVLDPEVSVKGSVLQNACDCDCNSKSTQEFVQFLWGAHLEVFFILIVILGFLLLLFKRRTKVKFPTSRPLAGSKRTVEV from the exons ATGGTTATGAAGACGAAGCTCCTattctttcttctcctttttgCTTCCTTAATTTCCTCTTCTCTTGCCAAGGGTTCCTTGCAGCAAACCCTTAATTCTTCAG AAAAATTCGATGACTGTAGTAATGCAAGCCGTACAAGGCATTTGTTAGAGGATGAATCTCGGGCTCAGACAAG TGTTGATTTGGCACAAGGATATATGTCCAATGATGACCTGGAACGGGCCATCAAAGAATTTGGACAAAGATGCAGCAACATTTCCAGGATATACAG TATTGGGAATAGTGTAAATGGATTTCCACTG TTGGTGATAGAGATTTCTGACAAGCCAGGAGAAGAAGAGAGTAAACCTGCATTTAAG TATATTGGAAATGTGCATGGTGATGAACCTGTGGGACGCGAACTTCTTATATTTTTGGCCAATTGGTTATGTGATAACTATTTGAAAGATCCAttg GTGAAATTGATTGTGGAGAATGTGCACCTTCATTTGCTTCCATCAATGAATCCTGATGGCTATAGTTTAAGAAAGCGTGGTAATGCTAATAATATTGATTTGAATCGGGATTTTCCTGACCAG gGTGCACTTGTTGCAAATTATCCGTGGGATGGTTCTGAAGATAAAAG GACAAAGTACTATGGGTGTCCAGATGATGATGCATTTCGGTTCATGGCAAGCATCTACAGTCATTCTCATTACAACATGTCTTCAAGCAAGGAATTTCTCGGAGGAATTACAAATGGAGCAGAATG GTACCCTCTATATGGGGGAATGCAAGATTGGAACTATATACATGCTGGCTGTCTTGAGTTGACCTTGGAAGTTAGTGATAATAAATGGCCTAATGCTACTGAG CTTCCTATTCTTTGGAGATACAACAAAATGAGCTTGCTTAATCTCGTGGCAAGTTTGGTGAAG ACAGGAGTGCATGGAAGAATATATTCTTCAGGCGATGGAAGGCCATTACCAGGCTCTATAACTGTCAGTGGAATAAATTACACA GTTACAGCCGGAAAAACTTTTGGTGACTATCATCGCTTTCTTGCTCCAAGAGATAAATACGAAG TAGTGGCAACCATGCCTGGCTACAAGTCAAAGAATACTACTATTTGGCTGGATGATGGACCCGTGACGTTGGATTTTGTTCTTGATCCTGAGGTCAGTGTCAAAGGAAGTGTGCTACAGAATGCCTGTGATTGTGACTGTAACAGTAAAAGCACACAAGAATTTGTTCAGTTTCTTTGGGGAGCTCACTTGgaagttttctttattttgattgtcattttaggatttttacttttattatttaagaGGAGAACAAAAGTCAAATTTCCAACAAGTAGACCGTTGGCGGGGTCAAAAAGAACTGTCGAGGTTTAA
- the LOC137827955 gene encoding carboxypeptidase SOL1 isoform X4 encodes MQQHFQDIQGFLEWAISIGNSVNGFPLLVIEISDKPGEEESKPAFKYIGNVHGDEPVGRELLIFLANWLCDNYLKDPLVKLIVENVHLHLLPSMNPDGYSLRKRGNANNIDLNRDFPDQFVSINDDEDSRQPETRAIMNWLRDIRFTASATLHGGALVANYPWDGSEDKRTKYYGCPDDDAFRFMASIYSHSHYNMSSSKEFLGGITNGAEWYPLYGGMQDWNYIHAGCLELTLEVSDNKWPNATELPILWRYNKMSLLNLVASLVKTGVHGRIYSSGDGRPLPGSITVSGINYTVTAGKTFGDYHRFLAPRDKYEVVATMPGYKSKNTTIWLDDGPVTLDFVLDPEVSVKGSVLQNACDCDCNSKSTQEFVQFLWGAHLEVFFILIVILGFLLLLFKRRTKVKFPTSRPLAGSKRTVEV; translated from the exons ATGCAGCAACATTTCCAGGATATACAG GGATTCTTGGAATGGGCTATCAGTATTGGGAATAGTGTAAATGGATTTCCACTG TTGGTGATAGAGATTTCTGACAAGCCAGGAGAAGAAGAGAGTAAACCTGCATTTAAG TATATTGGAAATGTGCATGGTGATGAACCTGTGGGACGCGAACTTCTTATATTTTTGGCCAATTGGTTATGTGATAACTATTTGAAAGATCCAttg GTGAAATTGATTGTGGAGAATGTGCACCTTCATTTGCTTCCATCAATGAATCCTGATGGCTATAGTTTAAGAAAGCGTGGTAATGCTAATAATATTGATTTGAATCGGGATTTTCCTGACCAG tttgtTTCTATAAATGATGATGAGGATTCCCGGCAGCCTGAGACAAGAGCAATAATGAATTGGTTGAGAGATATACGATTCACAGCATCTGCCACGTTACATGGG gGTGCACTTGTTGCAAATTATCCGTGGGATGGTTCTGAAGATAAAAG GACAAAGTACTATGGGTGTCCAGATGATGATGCATTTCGGTTCATGGCAAGCATCTACAGTCATTCTCATTACAACATGTCTTCAAGCAAGGAATTTCTCGGAGGAATTACAAATGGAGCAGAATG GTACCCTCTATATGGGGGAATGCAAGATTGGAACTATATACATGCTGGCTGTCTTGAGTTGACCTTGGAAGTTAGTGATAATAAATGGCCTAATGCTACTGAG CTTCCTATTCTTTGGAGATACAACAAAATGAGCTTGCTTAATCTCGTGGCAAGTTTGGTGAAG ACAGGAGTGCATGGAAGAATATATTCTTCAGGCGATGGAAGGCCATTACCAGGCTCTATAACTGTCAGTGGAATAAATTACACA GTTACAGCCGGAAAAACTTTTGGTGACTATCATCGCTTTCTTGCTCCAAGAGATAAATACGAAG TAGTGGCAACCATGCCTGGCTACAAGTCAAAGAATACTACTATTTGGCTGGATGATGGACCCGTGACGTTGGATTTTGTTCTTGATCCTGAGGTCAGTGTCAAAGGAAGTGTGCTACAGAATGCCTGTGATTGTGACTGTAACAGTAAAAGCACACAAGAATTTGTTCAGTTTCTTTGGGGAGCTCACTTGgaagttttctttattttgattgtcattttaggatttttacttttattatttaagaGGAGAACAAAAGTCAAATTTCCAACAAGTAGACCGTTGGCGGGGTCAAAAAGAACTGTCGAGGTTTAA
- the LOC137830391 gene encoding probable choline kinase 2 → MAIKTIELLKGCGSQEEIMEVLAAVASDMGDVIDDLSTLQVIPLKGAMTNEVFQVKWPSKNGGEVKQVLVRLYGEGVEIFFDREEEVKTFECMSKHGQGPRLLGRFTSGRIEEFIHARTLSAADLRDPEVSALVASKMREFHNLDMPGAKKAQIWHRLRNWLGQAKSLCSPKDTKFFGLDNLDEEINILEKKLSEGYQEIGFCHNDLQYGNIMLEEETKLITIIDYEYASYNPVAYDLANHFCEMAADYHSDTPHVLDYKKYPGLEERQRFIRIYLSSEGNKPSNAKVNQLVKATENYTAANHIFWGLWGLISSYVNKIEFDYKEYARQRFQQYWLSKATLSDSPSIVSQDQTLNGSLPLSYDFASDSY, encoded by the exons ATGGCCATAAAGACAATTGAACTGTTGAAAGGGTGCGGATCGCAGGAAGAGATAATGGAAGTGCTTGCCGCGGTGGCGTCGGATATGGGTGATGTTATCGATGATTTGAGCACTTTGCAGGTGATTCCACTTAAGGGTGCAATGACCAATGAGGTTTTCCAGGTAAAATGGCCTTCTAAAAATGGTGGTGAAGTCAAACAGGTTCTGGTTCGTTTATATGGGGAAGGGGTTGAAATTTTCTTCGACAGGGAAGAAGAAGTGAAAACCTTTGAGTGCATGTCAAAGCATGGTCAAGGACCTCGCCTTCTTGGCCGTTTCACTTCTGGCAGAATTGAGGAGTTTATTCACGCCAGA ACTCTCTCAGCTGCTGACCTCCGTGACCCTGAAGTATCTGCTTTGGTAGCATCTAAGATGAGAGAGTTCCATAATCTTGATATGCCTGGCGCAAAGAAGGCTCAGATTTGGCACAGATTGAG GAATTGGCTTGGTCAAGCCAAGAGTCTGTGCTCCCCAAAGGATACAAAATTTTTTGGCTTGGACAATCTGGATGAGGAAATAAACATCCTGGAGAAGAAGTTATCTGAAGGATATCAAGAGATTGGCTTTTGTCATAATGATCTACAATATGGTAACATAATGTTGGAGGAGGAGACAAAATTAATCACTATAATT GACTATGAATATGCGAGTTATAATCCTGTTGCTTATGACCTAGCAAATCATTTCTGTGAAATGGCGGCTGATTACCACAGTGACACACCTCATGTTCTTGACTACAAGAAATATCCAG GCCTGGAGGAACGTCAAAGATTTATCCGCATCTATCTGAGTTCTGAAG GCAATAAACCAAGCAATGCTAAAGTGAACCAGTTGGTGAAAGCTACTGAAAACTACACTGCTGCAAACCATATATTTTGGGGTTTATGGGGACTTATTTCA AGTTATGTGAATAAAATAGAGTTTGACTACAAGGAGTATGCAAGGCAGAGGTTTCAGCAATACTGGTTAAGTAAGGCTACTTTATCAGACTCACCAAGCATTGTTTCCCAAGACCAAACTCTGAATGGATCTCTACCACTTTCATATGATTTTGCTTCGGATTCTTACTGA